In Xiphias gladius isolate SHS-SW01 ecotype Sanya breed wild chromosome 5, ASM1685928v1, whole genome shotgun sequence, the following are encoded in one genomic region:
- the itprid1 gene encoding protein TESPA1 isoform X2, with translation MDILNLWNEDPEEVLLDLGFGCEEPDLPGRIPARFVSHQSQARGINLQVFLEAQKNRLDLENPDVSNRFRQLKVLQQVTTAFSSLMGSSSSSFSLRALLGKDLPSEAWERRRTMGMLFRRASKKLFSQIHSHKTQDLTTPTAICSSCAAIESLQPPPSLGDKKFPLKRSKPGLLETVCLSPLAEEQGTGPDPQPQPQVVSFIGRDGALRPWPLREGHPLTANTFLQKKKSPGQASESFEMEECEVLYGPTAASQSAVDF, from the exons ATGGACATTCTCAACCTGTGGAATGAAGACCCGGAGGAGGTTCTCCTAGACCTTGGCTTCGGCTGTGAGGAACCTGACCTACCTGGACGCATCCCAGCTCGATTCGTCAGTCATCAGTCTCAGGCAAGAGGAATAAACCTCCAGGTGTTTTTAGAGGCCCAGAAGAATCGGCTAGACCTGGAGAACCCAGATGTCAGCA aTCGTTTTAGGCAACTCAAAGTTCTCCAGCAGGTAACTACAGCATTCTCCTCCTTGATGgggtcttcctcctcctcattctctctcagAGCACTGCTGGGAAAAGACCTGCCTTCTGAGGcctgggagaggaggagaaccaTGGGCATGCTGTTTAGACGAGCATCAAAGAAGTTATTCAGTCAAATCCACAGCCATAAAACCCAGGACCTAACAACACCTACTGCTATCTGTTCTTCTTGTGCTGCCATTGAGTCACTGCAACCTCCACCCAGCCTTGGAGACAAGAAATTCCCCTTAAAAAGATCCAAACCTGGACTTCTGGagactgtgtgtctgagtcCGCTGGCAGAGGAGCAAGGAACTGGTCCAGACCCTCAGCCCCAGCCTCAGGTGGTTTCTTTCATAGGCCGGGATGGAGCACTCAGACCTTGGCCCCTGAGGGAAGGTCACCCCTTGACAGCCAACACTTTTttacagaagaagaagagcccAGGGCAAGCCAGCGAATCATTTGAAATGGAAGAG
- the itprid1 gene encoding protein TESPA1 isoform X1 yields the protein MVQEFLWWSRSSSAFSRWNSSATLGNSGPVSVMDILNLWNEDPEEVLLDLGFGCEEPDLPGRIPARFVSHQSQARGINLQVFLEAQKNRLDLENPDVSNRFRQLKVLQQVTTAFSSLMGSSSSSFSLRALLGKDLPSEAWERRRTMGMLFRRASKKLFSQIHSHKTQDLTTPTAICSSCAAIESLQPPPSLGDKKFPLKRSKPGLLETVCLSPLAEEQGTGPDPQPQPQVVSFIGRDGALRPWPLREGHPLTANTFLQKKKSPGQASESFEMEECEVLYGPTAASQSAVDF from the exons ATGGTCCAGGAGTTTTTGTG GTGGAGCAGGTCAAGTTCAGCTTTCAGCAGGTGGAACAGCTCAGCAACTTTAGGTAACTCTGGACCAGTCAG TGTGATGGACATTCTCAACCTGTGGAATGAAGACCCGGAGGAGGTTCTCCTAGACCTTGGCTTCGGCTGTGAGGAACCTGACCTACCTGGACGCATCCCAGCTCGATTCGTCAGTCATCAGTCTCAGGCAAGAGGAATAAACCTCCAGGTGTTTTTAGAGGCCCAGAAGAATCGGCTAGACCTGGAGAACCCAGATGTCAGCA aTCGTTTTAGGCAACTCAAAGTTCTCCAGCAGGTAACTACAGCATTCTCCTCCTTGATGgggtcttcctcctcctcattctctctcagAGCACTGCTGGGAAAAGACCTGCCTTCTGAGGcctgggagaggaggagaaccaTGGGCATGCTGTTTAGACGAGCATCAAAGAAGTTATTCAGTCAAATCCACAGCCATAAAACCCAGGACCTAACAACACCTACTGCTATCTGTTCTTCTTGTGCTGCCATTGAGTCACTGCAACCTCCACCCAGCCTTGGAGACAAGAAATTCCCCTTAAAAAGATCCAAACCTGGACTTCTGGagactgtgtgtctgagtcCGCTGGCAGAGGAGCAAGGAACTGGTCCAGACCCTCAGCCCCAGCCTCAGGTGGTTTCTTTCATAGGCCGGGATGGAGCACTCAGACCTTGGCCCCTGAGGGAAGGTCACCCCTTGACAGCCAACACTTTTttacagaagaagaagagcccAGGGCAAGCCAGCGAATCATTTGAAATGGAAGAG